A DNA window from Candidatus Omnitrophota bacterium contains the following coding sequences:
- the rpsO gene encoding 30S ribosomal protein S15 yields MSSTTTVKPVIQKFRVHERDTGSPQVQIALLTERITSLTSHITTHQRDFNSRRGLLIMVGRRRRLLEYLKRHDEDAYRKILEALSLRK; encoded by the coding sequence ATGAGTTCGACGACCACGGTGAAGCCTGTGATCCAGAAGTTCCGCGTGCATGAGCGCGACACCGGCTCGCCCCAAGTGCAAATTGCGCTGCTGACCGAGCGGATCACCAGTCTCACCTCGCACATCACGACGCATCAACGGGATTTCAACTCCCGCCGAGGGCTGCTGATCATGGTCGGCCGGCGCCGCCGGCTGCTGGAGTATCTCAAGCGCCATGACGAGGACGCCTATCGCAAGATCCTTGAAGCCCTCAGCCTCCGCAAATGA
- a CDS encoding ribonuclease HI family protein, whose product MKRIRSCEILIDGASRGNPGPAGIGAVCYDGNGEPAWQLSQFLGPTTNNVAEYLALVYALQEALKRGQTSVVVKTDSELLARQLSGQYRVKDPWLKILHDLVRHLREGFEHCAVQHVPREHNRQADRLAGAAADRVH is encoded by the coding sequence ATGAAGCGCATTCGAAGCTGTGAGATCTTGATCGATGGTGCTAGCCGCGGCAACCCCGGCCCGGCTGGCATCGGCGCCGTGTGTTACGACGGCAACGGCGAGCCGGCATGGCAGCTGTCACAATTTCTCGGGCCAACGACCAATAACGTCGCCGAATATCTCGCCCTGGTGTATGCGCTGCAAGAGGCGCTGAAGCGCGGGCAGACCTCGGTGGTGGTCAAGACAGATAGCGAACTGCTGGCCAGGCAGCTGTCCGGTCAGTATCGCGTGAAAGATCCGTGGTTGAAAATTCTGCACGACCTGGTGAGGCATTTGCGCGAAGGCTTCGAGCACTGTGCTGTGCAGCATGTGCCGCGCGAGCACAACCGCCAGGCGGATCGGCTCGCTGGGGCAGCCGCAGACCGCGTTCATTGA